From Nitratidesulfovibrio vulgaris str. Hildenborough, a single genomic window includes:
- the mqnC gene encoding cyclic dehypoxanthinyl futalosine synthase gives MSQHPVAGTQSPFMEADAVRTIAAHVLSGGRIDRAGAETLYHEASLHTLAHLAHAVRLRRHPEPVVTYVADRNINYSNICVCACRFCAFYRAPGAEGGYVLSREELARKIDETLVLGGTQILLQGGHHPDLPLHFYEDMIGWIRATYPAIHIHAFSPPEIVFFAEKEHLTIGEVIERLRAAGLDSIPGGGAEILVDEVRTKVSPNKCSAELWLAVMEEAHYQGLRTTATMMFGHEETHAHRLDHLFAVRDVQDRTGGFTAFIPWTFQPANTAIDRDPEPAPAYLRLLALSRIVLDNIDNIQASWVTMGPHVAQLALFYGANDFGSLMIEENVVAAAGVSFSLSRGEIHKIIRAAGFTPVQRTMDYTPVVPQPVEA, from the coding sequence CAGCACCCGGTAGCCGGAACCCAGTCACCCTTCATGGAAGCCGACGCCGTGCGCACCATCGCCGCACACGTGCTTTCCGGCGGGCGCATCGACCGCGCCGGGGCCGAGACGCTCTACCATGAGGCATCGCTGCACACCCTTGCCCATCTGGCCCACGCCGTGCGGCTGCGGCGTCACCCTGAACCGGTGGTGACCTATGTGGCCGACCGCAACATCAACTACTCCAACATCTGCGTGTGCGCCTGCCGCTTCTGTGCCTTCTACCGCGCCCCCGGCGCGGAAGGCGGCTATGTGCTCTCCCGCGAGGAACTCGCCCGCAAGATAGACGAGACGCTGGTCCTCGGCGGCACGCAGATACTGTTGCAGGGGGGCCATCACCCCGACCTGCCGCTGCACTTCTACGAGGACATGATAGGCTGGATACGCGCCACCTACCCCGCCATCCATATCCATGCCTTCTCGCCGCCCGAAATCGTCTTCTTTGCCGAGAAGGAGCACCTCACCATCGGCGAGGTCATCGAACGCCTCCGAGCTGCGGGGCTCGACTCCATCCCCGGCGGCGGTGCGGAGATACTGGTGGACGAGGTGCGCACGAAGGTCTCGCCCAACAAGTGCTCGGCCGAACTGTGGCTCGCCGTCATGGAAGAGGCGCACTATCAGGGGCTGCGCACCACGGCGACCATGATGTTCGGCCATGAGGAGACCCACGCCCACCGCCTCGACCACCTCTTCGCCGTGCGCGATGTGCAGGACCGTACCGGAGGCTTCACCGCCTTCATCCCGTGGACGTTCCAGCCCGCCAACACCGCCATCGACCGCGACCCCGAACCCGCGCCCGCCTACCTTCGACTGCTGGCCCTCTCGCGCATCGTGCTCGACAACATCGACAACATCCAGGCCTCGTGGGTGACCATGGGCCCGCACGTGGCGCAGCTTGCGCTCTTCTACGGCGCCAACGACTTCGGTTCGCTGATGATAGAGGAGAACGTCGTGGCCGCAGCCGGTGTGAGCTTCAGCCTTTCGCGCGGCGAGATACACAAGATCATCCGGGCAGCGGGCTTCACCCCCGTGCAACGCACCATGGACTACACCCCCGTGGTGCCCCAACCCGTCGAAGCATAG
- a CDS encoding menaquinone biosynthetic enzyme MqnA/MqnD family protein, whose protein sequence is MHTPCTYPLRLGRIGYLNVLPIYHPLETGIIPHEFDIVAGPPAVLNNMMARGDLHVSATSSIEYGRHADDYLLVPDMAIGSRGPVMSVLLLSRRPVEELAGQTVLVSAETHTSAALLRLLFREYYRFPVSYVTGCATTQIAGPEAPEAFLAIGDEALRLRNHPDYPHVLDLGEAWRQWTGLPFIFGVWVVSRAAAAACRFSENPADLLRRARDWGEAHMDTILDLTLQGCPLTREELRVYYDGLVYHLGDEEQEGLRLFYSRLAASGDLARAPALAFFGA, encoded by the coding sequence ATGCACACCCCCTGCACCTACCCCCTGCGCCTCGGCCGCATCGGATACCTCAACGTGCTGCCCATCTACCACCCGCTGGAGACGGGCATCATCCCGCACGAGTTCGACATCGTTGCGGGGCCGCCCGCCGTGCTCAACAACATGATGGCGCGTGGCGACCTGCATGTGTCCGCCACATCGTCCATCGAGTACGGACGCCATGCCGACGACTACCTTCTGGTGCCCGACATGGCCATCGGCAGCCGTGGGCCCGTCATGAGCGTGCTGCTTCTCTCGCGCCGCCCCGTCGAAGAACTTGCGGGGCAGACCGTACTCGTCAGTGCCGAGACCCATACCTCCGCCGCCCTGCTGCGCCTGCTGTTCCGCGAATACTACCGTTTCCCTGTCAGCTATGTCACCGGATGCGCCACCACGCAGATTGCAGGCCCAGAGGCCCCCGAGGCATTTCTCGCCATCGGTGACGAGGCATTGCGCCTGCGCAACCACCCGGACTACCCCCATGTGCTCGACCTTGGCGAGGCATGGCGTCAGTGGACGGGGCTGCCCTTCATCTTCGGTGTCTGGGTGGTCAGCCGCGCCGCAGCCGCGGCCTGTCGCTTCAGCGAGAACCCCGCCGACCTGCTTCGCCGCGCCCGCGACTGGGGAGAGGCCCACATGGACACCATCCTCGACCTCACCCTTCAGGGATGCCCACTCACCCGCGAAGAACTGCGCGTCTACTACGACGGACTCGTGTACCACCTCGGTGACGAGGAACAGGAAGGGCTGAGGCTGTTCTACAGCCGACTCGCCGCCAGTGGCGACCTTGCACGCGCCCCCGCGCTCGCCTTCTTCGGCGCATAA
- a CDS encoding DMT family transporter, with the protein MLDVPGGFTYPATMEDSTCLSRGGLLRVFAGAVIISFSPVFVKMVDVGPSQTAFYRLFFGGVALLAVALWRGQRFAAPKGVYAVTLGAALFFGFDLECWHRSILLVGPGLATILGNFQVFLVALAGALLLRERIPVRLLVAMPLAVAGLWLLLGVTPDSLSGDMLPGVGYGFATAFWYALYILLLRRSQGMAGQLPAEANMALVSLACAALIGLGVLGRGGDFSIPDAGSLAVLLVYGVFCQGLGWLLLSSGLPRLPASLGGLVMLAQPALAFVWDIVFFDRPTGPLGLVGASLALFAIWLGLSSGGRRERVCRAGEDD; encoded by the coding sequence ATGCTGGACGTGCCGGGGGGCTTCACGTATCCTGCGACAATGGAAGATTCCACCTGTCTCTCCCGCGGCGGACTGCTTCGCGTGTTCGCCGGGGCTGTCATCATCAGCTTCTCGCCGGTCTTCGTGAAGATGGTCGACGTGGGCCCCAGCCAGACCGCCTTCTACAGGCTGTTCTTCGGCGGCGTCGCCCTGCTTGCCGTGGCCCTGTGGCGCGGGCAGCGCTTCGCGGCGCCGAAGGGCGTCTACGCGGTCACACTCGGGGCGGCCCTCTTCTTCGGATTCGACCTCGAATGCTGGCATCGCTCCATCCTGCTGGTGGGGCCGGGGCTGGCGACCATCCTCGGCAATTTTCAGGTCTTTCTCGTGGCACTGGCCGGGGCCTTGCTGCTGCGTGAACGCATCCCCGTCCGGTTGCTGGTGGCCATGCCCCTTGCCGTGGCAGGGCTATGGCTGCTTCTCGGGGTGACGCCCGACAGCCTGTCCGGTGACATGCTTCCCGGTGTGGGCTACGGCTTCGCCACGGCCTTCTGGTATGCGCTGTACATACTGCTGTTGCGGCGGTCGCAGGGCATGGCGGGGCAGTTGCCCGCAGAGGCGAACATGGCGCTCGTCTCACTGGCGTGTGCGGCCCTCATCGGTCTCGGCGTGCTGGGCAGGGGCGGAGATTTCTCCATTCCCGACGCGGGGTCGCTGGCAGTGCTGCTGGTCTATGGCGTCTTCTGTCAGGGGCTTGGCTGGCTGCTGCTTTCGAGCGGTCTGCCGCGTCTGCCCGCCTCGCTTGGGGGGCTGGTCATGCTGGCGCAGCCTGCGCTTGCCTTCGTCTGGGACATCGTGTTCTTCGACAGGCCCACGGGGCCCTTGGGGCTTGTGGGGGCGTCTCTCGCGCTCTTTGCCATATGGCTTGGACTGTCTTCAGGCGGGCGACGTGAACGGGTGTGCCGTGCGGGCGAGGACGACTGA
- a CDS encoding nucleotidyl cyclase domain-containing protein, with translation MATRDSGTWCNGNGPAEEMPSRRVYDGDVCKGYDQLPPAPSSRPSPYETEAPRAFCGTVLVADITNHSLLFTPSKETAGQQDTADSPTACILMRTLHERLLPVVITGAGNVNVTRDGVTAAYADTTTETAARRAMRDALELRARTTALLSSSRYAKLIPPGTGLRIAIVTGAVHLVPIEPPLAHASRTGTILPFIMGDTVSLATRLCASSFLRPDGLALCDTTYRALQGEPGLASLHFAHRMWRPTPGTTHPIHLFQCRCPRNTARGTGKTRPPTRADGARHKSPCHCRVPSARS, from the coding sequence ATGGCAACCCGTGACAGCGGAACGTGGTGCAACGGCAACGGGCCTGCGGAAGAGATGCCCTCCCGCAGGGTATACGACGGAGATGTCTGCAAGGGTTACGACCAGCTGCCCCCGGCGCCCTCCAGTCGCCCCTCACCATACGAAACCGAAGCACCCCGCGCCTTCTGCGGGACAGTCCTCGTTGCCGACATCACCAACCATAGCCTGCTGTTCACACCCTCCAAGGAGACCGCCGGGCAGCAAGACACCGCAGACTCGCCGACGGCCTGCATCCTGATGCGAACGCTGCATGAACGCCTGCTTCCCGTCGTCATCACAGGTGCCGGAAACGTCAACGTCACCCGCGACGGCGTCACGGCAGCCTATGCGGACACGACGACGGAAACGGCGGCACGGCGGGCCATGCGGGATGCGCTCGAACTTCGGGCCCGTACAACGGCACTCCTCTCTTCCAGCCGGTATGCCAAGCTCATACCGCCCGGTACGGGGTTGCGCATCGCCATCGTCACGGGGGCGGTGCACCTTGTGCCCATTGAACCGCCCCTCGCCCATGCGTCCCGCACCGGCACCATCCTGCCCTTCATCATGGGCGACACGGTAAGCCTCGCCACGAGGCTGTGCGCCAGCAGCTTCCTGCGACCCGACGGGCTGGCCCTTTGCGACACCACCTACCGGGCGCTTCAGGGCGAACCCGGTCTTGCCAGCCTGCATTTCGCGCACCGTATGTGGCGACCCACCCCCGGCACGACCCACCCGATTCACCTGTTCCAATGCCGCTGCCCCCGCAACACGGCGAGAGGCACCGGAAAGACCCGCCCCCCTACACGTGCAGACGGTGCGCGCCATAAATCCCCCTGCCATTGCCGCGTGCCGTCTGCACGTTCCTGA